The following are encoded in a window of Colletotrichum lupini chromosome 3, complete sequence genomic DNA:
- a CDS encoding RhoGEF domain-containing protein: MEAGSPEDEDRLAPALNVQRQVHLQHHQPQPLASPPQYPHQLHRQPNFDSHYDHHDSDFDLDSDSDRYHRSSQTPSQQSHRHYIPSSPTANAFALENLDASAAHTAGAFAAAGHDHDSVNPDEFYRSYRGVQSSDHHRRTPSSDYDYMATSVSRARENPAMRPNGNGKDPKHPPAPAGRTPLRPSQRSASAPVEPPIGAPRTNTNRKPSVKDLTKRFDQQTSSPAPSMPRIPVRGVPIRPTRAATNIDKTTPSGSGSTSYSTLRASTNRELTPDTSRGTATRTQRTRYVAEDQLSNNSQSFASRIAKPRNTTSATGIAHASKSMTNLQHKSPSLPPSSPRAPGLLFGEILPEQRDTSAVGFGIEGSGSRPRRTSESSIHVAKLHQRTKSDPDLVEPASPTDWYRSVTTQSNSSTGRSAPNARGHVRAHSDVAASKAGAPLVRKALASRPMAEVEQFDRAASPTSRLPVSVRKLANSSDSNSPPSTRESSRANSPSTFKRPPPASKTSRTTTPVNRAKTPTRAKTPTQATPGRKPAPRGLVTPNNNTRLTAHVAAPPPKLSPPLRSSRPRQSVSTATTASSRLKAVDRSKSPHKPAPKQSLKPDGSTTRRRKISVGPIDFEQRREHIRLAYTKSIRDSQVRDAKQAAAQRKKDEESAAAEEEEIPPVPPIEAESPPVDHSETFEKPLEELSAAPEPSVQPPSPAQSPQPLTISTILPPIVSLSPPQPQAADSPTLGIPGSFPALSPPFEREEGIPQSAISATSETTEFDNEPQELPPVQLEPAQPPTGLGLTIVQADGNHEQAELEEVRRAPTFEKNEAEEIQLQLLAETTEVEEQPPPSAPEKAEAEEEPRPPTPEKAEYQYPFEDESAGDDAVSIKISLEPTSSHQSPEPTPTRSEFDEPVVPGAFASSRPMSEYEPIPFSSPPYETTVKILRRESEYDSPRQETIPFPRMESYDDFDDQSQMGDMDGSVCDVSYFHHNTEKDLGSASDTLEKPEDFYHEHHKDNDSSQRASTCESSDPQDDPHKTSLESQQTPDTSRSLTVPSMHATVNRTSQQSAWTDFSVDSDEPIHHRISAFDDVLPIPKPPYASESAFGSGSSRDSSARQSELYSPDFAPSDTAAVQPSQRATIHQLPELDTGDGFSVPYIDESHFPARKVDPTLPRPEHEPPPVPASTRVRDRRTAASSIYADTLPGSTLAGSSRRQSEDASRPVSTTQSIDHMSIETREYSLGGQTPVESIATPSQKDGPIGKEKHRLVQRRNVIRELVDTEMVFVRDMNIVEEIYKGTAEACPRLDDKTIKLIFRNTDEIITFHTMFCAQLKEAVCTVYVPHGRRSPLPKEDSVASEQTGNSSTNQVAPELGDDNDRATSLGPLFKKHIEQMRLAHEGFLRNSDHAAKRLIQIQQDPTVKVWLNECNEVAKDLTAAWDLDSLLIKPMQRITKYPNLIQELLRHTPEDHPDRAELLSAKETLELAIVEINKTKKNFELVGQIVGRKRKESDVKAGFARAFGKRVDKLQAASSKIPEDAVYAKLHEKFGDDYLRLQVVLRDVEFYTRQVSAYVHEFLQYLSAMELVMRLQPGSYPELESKWVQFNVSMRDIEKIALEDHLQQVRKHVIEPFEHVIKAYGNPSLAMKKRAKRRLDYERAEQIKKGGKTVDARLKELVEQYDALNETLKKELPQLSALTERIGNICLGNFVNIQANWYSIWVEKVKKVTGETGPPPEVPDIVSAFQRDYKYAQELFANVGILNPAYRGRTSQSTTASTDDVTTKHRPRPAEIQSPRARGLSVNGDHAPMLPTPDFAKRHSGQFTLSPSTTPLSPHQFHYRDYYAGATAQRPSVSASPVTGDQSPVPRAIAPPPSTRPGTGRSYETNGLPRQSSESASNNRRDSNPSHQSQHAGNESRRFSGLFHSALPMPDGVEEGQRSSRASSRERTPAGNGYNILWLAASLFEFNIETTKHEAGYPYLTYQAGEIFDVIAEKGELWLAKNQDDPDDQVGWIWSKHFAKLADS; this comes from the exons ATGGAAGCTGGCAGTCCAGAAGACGAGGACCGCCTGGCACCTGCGCTCAATGTGCAACGCCAGGTCCATCTCCAGCACCACCAACCGCAACCTCTAGCTTCTCCTCCTCAGTACCCTCACCAGCTTCATCGTCAACCCAACTTTGACTCCCACTACGACCATCACGACTCCGACTTCGACCTCGATTCCGATTCCGATCGTTACCATCGTTCATCCCAGACCCCCTCTCAGCAATCTCATCGCCATTACATCCCTAGCAGCCCCACTGCCAACGCCTTCGCTCTCGAGAACTTGGATGCCTCTGCCGCACACACGGCTGGGGCTTTCGCCGCCGCTGGTCATGATCACGATTCAGTAAACCCGGATGAATTCTACCGAAGCTATCGAGGCGTACAGTCGTCAGATCATCATCGACGAACCCCTTCTTCAGATTACGACTACATGGCGACCTCAGTATCTCGAGCTCGCGAGAACCCGGCCATGCGGCCAAACGGCAATGGCAAAGATCCAAAGCACCCGCCGGCTCCCGCAGGCCGCACGCCCTTGCGCCCTTCGCAACGATCTGCTTCTGCTCCTGTCGAACCCCCAATTGGCGCCCCTAGAACAAACACAAATCGCAAGCCGAGCGTCAAGGACTTAACCAAGAGATTTGATCAGCAGACCTCGTCCCCGGCTCCTTCGATGCCCAGAATCCCTGTGCGAGGCGTCCCTATTCGACCGACCAGAGCCGCGACAAATATCGACAAAACTACACCTAGTGGAAGCGGGTCAACATCGTACTCTACACTGAGGGCCTCGACGAACCGTGAACTGACACCTGATACTAGCAGAGGAACGGCCACTCGAACACAACGAACGAGATATGTCGCCGAGGATCAGTTGTCAAACAATTCGCAATCTTTCGCCAGTCGAATCGCCAAGCCGCGGAATACGACTTCAGCTACGGGCATTGCACACGCATCCAAATCTATGACAAACCTGCAGCACAAGTCACCTTCTTTACCACCCTCATCTCCGAGAGCGCCCGGTCTGCTTTTCGGCGAAATTCTTCCAGAACAGCGTGATACCTCGGCCGTAGGATTTGGAATCGAGGGTTCGGGCTCACGGCCGCGGCGGACTTCAGAGTCCAGTATACATGTGGCTAAGCTCCACCAAAGGACGAAATCCGATCCTGACCTCGTCGAGCCGGCTTCCCCAACCGATTGGTACCGATCCGTAACAACACAGTCGAATAGTTCAACAGGACGTTCGGCCCCCAATGCTAGAGGTCATGTTCGGGCACATAGTGATGTGGCCGCGTCAAAGGCTGGAGCGCCTTTGGTGAGAAAGGCTCTTGCATCACGACCGATGGCAGAGGTCGAGCAGTTTGACCGAGCAGCATCACCTACATCGCGCCTGCCCGTTTCTGTACGCAAGTTGGCCAACTCAAGCGACTCGAACAGTCCGCCGTCAACACGGGAAAGCTCTAGAGCTAACTCTCCGTCGACTTTCAAGCGCCCGCCGCCCGCAAGTAAGACAAGTCGGACAACTACACCTGTTAATCGTGCCAAGACACCTACTCGAGCGAAAACACCTACGCAAGCGACGCCAGGACGGAAACCTGCGCCTCGAGGTCTTGTGACCCCGAATAACAACACCCGTCTCACTGCACATGTGGCAGCACCACCTCCGAAGCTATCTCCTCCACTGCGCAGTTCTCGACCTCGGCAATCTGTATCGACAGCCACCACGGCAAGTTCGCGCTTGAAAGCCGTTGACAGGTCCAAGTCGCCGCACAAGCCTGCACCAAAGCAGTCCCTGAAGCCTGATGGATCAACGACGAGAAGACGAAAGATCTCTGTGGGCCCTATCGACTTTGAGCAACGGCGCGAACACATCAGACTAGCGTATACTAAGTCTATCCGCGATAGTCAGGTGCGGGATGCAAAACAGGCAGCGGCGCAACGCAAGAAGGACGAAGaatctgctgctgctgaggaGGAAGAGATTCCGCCGGTCCCGCCGATCGAAGCCGAATCGCCTCCAGTGGATCATAGCGAAACCTTCGAGAAGCCGTTGGAGGAACTCTCTGCAGCACCGGAACCGTCGGTGCAGCCTCCATCGCCTGCGCAGTCGCCTCAGCCACTAACCATTTCGACGATATTGCCACCCATCGTTTCCCTCTCTCCGCCTCAGCCTCAAGCTGCAGACTCCCCTACGCTCGGCATCCCGGGCAGTTTCCCGGCCTTGAGCCCTCCTTTTGAGAGAGAGGAAGGAATTCCGCAATCCGCAATCTCGGCCACTTCGGAGACTACCGAGTTCGATAATGAGCCACAGGAACTTCCACCTGTGCAGCTAGAGCCCGCGCAACCTCCTACTGGGCTCGGATTGACGATCGTTCAAGCCGACGGCAACCACGAGCAGGCTGAATTGGAAGAAGTGCGACGTGCGCCAACCTTTGAGAAGAACGAGGCTGAGGAAATTCAGCTACAATTGTTGGCCGAGACTACCGAAGTCGAAGAGCAGCCCCCGCCGTCAGCGCCAGAGAAGGCTGAAGCCGAGGAAGAGCCTCGACCGCCTACGCCAGAAAAAGCGGAATACCAGTACCCATTCGAGGATGAGTCCGCAGGGGACGACGCGGTTTCGATCAAGATCTCGTTGGAACCAACATCTTCCCATCAATCGCCTGAACCGACCCCGACGAGAAGCGAGTTCGATGAACCGGTGGTTCCTGGTGCATTTGCCAGCTCGCGGCCGATGTCTGAATACGAGCCGATTCCTTTCTCGAGCCCGCCATACGAAACAACAGTCAAAATCCTCAGGCGGGAATCTGAATATGACTCTCCTAGACAGGAAACAATTCCTTTCCCAAGAATGGAGTCGTATGATGACTTTGACGATCAGAGTCAAATGGGGGATATGGATGGGTCCGTGTGTGATGTGTCTTACTTCCACCACAATACGGAGAAGGATTTGGGATCAGCAAGCGACACCCTCGAGAAGCCTGAAGACTTCTACCATGAGCACCACAAGGATAACGATTCGTCTCAACGAGCATCTACTTGCGAGTCCTCTGATCCGCAAGATGATCCTCATAAAACGAGCCTCGAAAGCCAGCAAACTCCCGATACGTCCCGCAGCCTAACGGTTCCCTCCATGCATGCGACTGTGAACCGGACCAGCCAGCAATCCGCATGGACTGATTTCTCGGTCGACAGTGACGAACCCATCCATCACAGGATCTCGGCCTTTGACGATGTCCTCCCAATCCCCAAGCCGCCCTATGCATCCGAGTCGGCTTTTGGGTCGGGCTCTAGCAGAGACTCGTCCGCCCGACAGAGTGAACTTTACAGCCCTGACTTTGCGCCATCGGATACAGCAGCCGTTCAGCCGTCCCAACGTGCGACCATTCATCAGCTGCCGGAGTTGGATACTGGAGATGGTTTCTCGGTTCCTTACATTGATGAGAGTCACTTCCCAGCCCGCAAGGTAGATCCTACCTTGCCGCGGCCAGAACATGAGCCCCCACCAGTCCCTGCGTCTACACGAGTCCGCGACAGGCGAACAGCAGCTAGCAGCATCTACGCAGACACACTTCCTGGAAGCACCCTTGCGGGCTCTTCTCGGCGTCAGAGCGAAGATGCATCGCGCCCCGTCTCAACCACCCAATCCATCGACCACATGTCGATTGAAACCAGGGAGTATTCTCTTGGCGGCCAGACTCCTGTCGAGTCGATAGCAACACCCAGTCAGAAAGACGGACCGATCGGAAAAGAGAAGCACCGCCTAGTGCAACGACGCAATGTGATCAGAGAACTCGTCGACACCGAGATGGTCTTCGTAAGAGACATGAATATTGTGGAAGAGATCTACAAGGGCACCGCTGAAGCTTGTCCACGACTGGATGACAAAACCATCAAGCTCATTTTCAGAAACACAGACGAGATTATCACCTTCCACACCATGTTCTGTGCTCAGCTTAAGGAAGCTGTCTGCACTGTCTACGTACCCCACGGTAGGCGTTCCCCTTTGCCGAAGGAGGACTCGGTTGCTTCGGAACAGACTGGGAACTCGTCCACGAATCAAGTGGCGCCAGAACTCGGTGACGACAACGATAGAGCCACGTCGCTGGGTCCTCTCTTCAAGAAGCATATTGAACAGATGAGGCTGGCGCATGAGGGCTTCCTCAGAAACAGCGACCATGCGGCCAAACGCTTGATCCAAATCCAGCAAGATCCCACTGTAAAGGTCTGGCTCAATGAGTGTAATGAAGTGGCCAAGGACCTGACTGCAGCCTGGGACCTGGACTCTCTTCTCATCAAGCCCATGCAGCGAATCACCAAGTATCCTAATCTCATCCAAGAGCTTCTGCGACACACGCCCGAGGATCATCCGGATCGAGCCGAGCTGTTGTCAGCCAAGGAAACCCTGGAGTTGGCAATTGTCGAGATTAACAAGACGAAGAAGAATTTCGAGCTTGTTGGGCAAATTGTTGGCCGCAAGAGGAAGGAATCCGATGTCAAGGCTGGATTTGCCCGAGCCTTTGGCAAACGTGTCGATAAACTTCAGGCTGCAAGCTCGAAGATTCCCGAAGATGCTGTATACGCCAAGCTCCATGAGAAATTTGGCGACGACTACCTTCGGCTACAAGTTGTTCTCAGAGATGTGGAGTTCTACACCCGACAGGTCAGCGCCTACGTGCATGAGTTCTTGCAGTACCTGTCCGCCATGGAGCTTGTGATGCGTCTCCAACCTGGTAGCTATCCGGAGCTGGAGAGTAAATGGGTGCAATTCAATGTTTCGATGAGAGATATTGAGAAGATTGCCCTAGAAGATCAT CTCCAGCAGGTTCGCAAGCATGTCATTGAGCCATTCGAGCATGTGATCAAAGCATATGGTAACCCCTCGTTGGCTATGAAGAAACGTGCGAAGAGACGGCTTGACTATGAGAGGGCAGAACAAATCAAGAAAGGTGGAAAGACGGTAGACGCCAGACTTAAGGAATTGGTGGAACAGTACGACGCCCTCAACGAGACCCTTAAGAAGGAGCTACCCCAGTTGTCTGCCTTAACAGAGAGGATTGGAAACATTTGTCTGGGCAATTTCGTCAACATTCAGGCGAACTGGTACTCCATCTGGGTGGAAAAGGTCAAGAAGGTCACCGGAGAGACGGGGCCGCCACCAGAGGTTCCCGACATTGTCTCTGCCTTCCAAAGGGATTATAAGTACGCGCAGGAACTCTTTGCCAATGTCGGGATCCTGAACCCTGCATACAGAGGAAGGACATCGCAGTCTACTACAGCTAGCACCGACGATGTCACGACCAAGCACCGACCCCGGCCAGCTGAGATACAATCTCCGCGAGCCAGAGGCCTGTCAGTCAACGGAGACCATGCCCCGATGTTGCCGACACCAGACTTTGCCAAGCGCCACAGCGGCCAGTTCACTCTGTCGCCAAGCACTACACCACTTAGCCCCCATCAGTTCCACTACCGAGACTACTACGCCGGTGCAACTGCTCAGCGGCCTTCAGTGTCTGCCTCTCCAGTTACGGGTGACCAATCACCTGTGCCCCGTGCAATTGCTCCACCGCCCAGCACTCGACCTGGCACTGGTCGAAGCTACGAAACGAATGGTCTCCCGAGACAGAGCTCAGAGTCGGCGTCAAATAACAGAAGAGACTCCAATCCATCACATCAGTCCCAGCATGCGGGCAATGAATCCAGGCGCTTCTCTGGCCTGTTCCATTCAGCACTGCCAATGCCCGATGGAGTCGAGGAAGGCCAAAGATCCTCACGCGCATCGTCACGTGAGCGCACCCCAGCTGGGAATGGATATAACATTCTTTGGCTGGCTGCATCGTTATTCGAGTTCAATATTGAAACAACAAAGCACGAGGCTGGCTACCCGTATCTTACGTACCAAGCCGGTGAG ATCTTTGATGTTATTGCTGAGAAGGGCGAGCTATGGCTTGCCAAAAACCAAGATGACCCTGACGATCAAGTCGGTTGGATCTGGTCCAAGCACTTTGCGAAACTGGCCGATTCATAG